From the genome of Pantoea alfalfae, one region includes:
- a CDS encoding tRNA(Met) cytidine acetyltransferase TmcA gives MNPTQLMQQAGVRRLAVISGDPAWCLDRAAAWREALPGDWLALSPAPLFSDSSDESALHRQPGAVRTLLGREFHHAIFDARQGFHAEAFAALAGTLTAGSWLLLLVPPWQAWPQQPDSDSLRWADVAEPISTPHFVHHLQQLILADDQVLLERQHQPCRFPAQPDWPQWHCQAPQQQQAILDKLIALPSGIAVLTAARGRGKSALAGMLARQNRHCLVTAPAKASTEVLAAFAAEHFHFMAPDALLAQETPPPAEWLIVDEAAAIPAPLLQALVSRYPRILLTTTVQGYEGSGRGFILKFCAGLTGVHYFTLDEPLRWSRFDPLEQWLNQALLFDDASASAPDTLVTPHRVERHDFSALEAAYRLLTSAHYRTSPLDLRRLLDAPGMQLWRVGNAPALQGALWLVEEGGLEPELAQAVWAGIRRPRGNLVAQSLAAHAGLAEAATLRSQRISRIAVAAESRRRGTGQQLVAAAVNAAADHDYLSVSFGYTESLWAFWRACGFALVRIGSQREASSGCYAAMAILPCSAAGEALTRRAAEQLARDWPRLQQHIALELQFDKTTDDGLIAQDNHLAIGFAWAQRPLEASLPVLQRLVESSAVSVPLLASAVAAPDALSDLARQAGLSGRKALIAKLRQQAASALESLGVTADALHLPLK, from the coding sequence ATGAACCCAACGCAGCTTATGCAACAGGCCGGTGTGCGTCGTCTGGCAGTCATCAGCGGCGACCCGGCCTGGTGCTTAGATCGGGCTGCGGCGTGGCGTGAAGCGCTGCCAGGCGACTGGCTGGCGCTGAGTCCGGCGCCACTATTTTCTGATTCATCTGACGAGTCAGCTCTGCACAGGCAGCCTGGCGCGGTACGCACGCTGCTGGGACGCGAGTTCCATCATGCGATATTCGATGCACGCCAGGGCTTTCATGCCGAGGCTTTCGCTGCGCTGGCCGGTACGCTGACCGCCGGTAGCTGGCTGCTGCTGCTGGTGCCGCCCTGGCAAGCGTGGCCGCAACAGCCTGACAGCGACAGCCTGCGCTGGGCGGACGTCGCTGAACCCATCTCAACCCCTCATTTTGTTCACCACCTGCAACAGCTGATCCTGGCGGATGACCAGGTGCTGCTGGAGCGGCAGCATCAGCCCTGCCGTTTTCCGGCGCAGCCGGACTGGCCGCAGTGGCACTGTCAGGCACCACAGCAGCAGCAGGCGATCCTCGATAAGCTGATCGCGCTGCCCTCGGGTATCGCCGTACTGACCGCTGCCCGTGGACGGGGTAAATCGGCGCTGGCGGGAATGCTGGCCCGGCAAAACAGACATTGCCTGGTGACGGCACCGGCCAAAGCCTCAACAGAGGTGCTGGCTGCTTTTGCCGCTGAGCATTTTCACTTTATGGCACCTGATGCACTGCTGGCGCAGGAGACGCCGCCACCGGCGGAGTGGCTGATTGTGGATGAAGCCGCGGCGATCCCGGCCCCGCTGCTGCAGGCGCTGGTCAGCCGCTATCCCCGCATATTGCTCACCACCACCGTTCAGGGCTATGAAGGCAGCGGGCGCGGCTTTATCCTTAAATTCTGCGCCGGGCTTACCGGGGTTCACTATTTCACACTGGATGAGCCGCTACGCTGGTCGCGTTTTGATCCGCTGGAGCAGTGGCTGAATCAGGCGCTGCTGTTTGACGATGCCAGCGCCAGTGCGCCTGATACTCTGGTAACACCGCATCGTGTTGAACGTCACGATTTCAGCGCGCTTGAAGCCGCTTACCGTCTGCTCACCAGCGCGCACTATCGCACGTCGCCGCTTGATCTGCGCCGCCTGCTGGATGCACCAGGTATGCAGCTGTGGCGGGTGGGCAATGCACCTGCGTTACAGGGCGCGCTCTGGCTGGTGGAGGAGGGCGGTCTTGAACCTGAGCTGGCGCAGGCGGTCTGGGCGGGCATCCGGCGACCGCGCGGCAATCTGGTTGCGCAGTCGCTGGCAGCCCACGCCGGTCTGGCTGAGGCGGCAACCCTGCGCTCGCAGCGCATCAGCCGGATTGCCGTGGCGGCGGAGAGCCGTCGTCGGGGAACCGGACAGCAGCTTGTTGCGGCGGCGGTTAATGCGGCTGCCGATCACGACTACCTCTCTGTCAGCTTCGGCTACACTGAATCACTCTGGGCGTTCTGGCGTGCCTGTGGCTTTGCTCTGGTGCGGATTGGCAGTCAGCGCGAAGCCAGCAGCGGCTGTTACGCGGCGATGGCCATATTGCCCTGTTCTGCTGCGGGTGAGGCACTGACGCGCCGGGCAGCAGAACAGCTGGCGCGTGACTGGCCGCGATTGCAACAGCATATCGCGCTGGAACTGCAGTTTGATAAGACCACAGATGATGGATTGATCGCTCAGGATAACCATCTGGCCATCGGTTTCGCCTGGGCGCAGCGGCCACTGGAGGCGAGCCTGCCGGTATTGCAGCGCCTGGTTGAGTCCAGTGCCGTCTCCGTACCGCTGCTGGCCTCCGCGGTTGCTGCACCTGATGCGCTAAGCGACCTGGCCCGGCAGGCGGGCTTAAGCGGCCGCAAAGCGCTGATAGCTAAGCTACGTCAGCAGGCGGCTTCAGCCCTCGAAAGCCTGGGCGTTACTGCTGACGCGCTGCATCTGCCGTTGAAATAA
- the ypfJ gene encoding KPN_02809 family neutral zinc metallopeptidase gives MRWQGRRESDNVEDRRDQSSGLGGGGRQIRLPRGKGGIVLLIVVAVAGYYGYDLTGLLTGGDVAPTSQQQQRSVSANDDEAAKFTKVILATTEDTWGKLFQQMNKQYVAPKLVMYRGATRTGCGTGQSVMGPFYCPADQTVYIDLSFYDEMKTKLGAGGDFAQGYVVAHEVGHHVQKLLGIEPKVREMQQGASEKQVNQLSVKMELQADCFAGVWGHYMQKENVLEAGDLQEALNAAEAIGDDRLQQKGQGRVVPDSFTHGTSEQRYTWFKRGFDGGDPGQCNTFASN, from the coding sequence ATGCGCTGGCAAGGGCGTCGCGAAAGCGACAATGTAGAGGACCGTCGCGATCAATCGTCCGGTTTAGGTGGCGGAGGCCGCCAGATTCGTCTGCCGCGTGGCAAAGGCGGTATCGTATTGCTGATCGTGGTGGCAGTCGCCGGTTATTACGGATATGACCTGACCGGACTGCTGACGGGGGGGGATGTCGCACCGACCAGCCAGCAGCAACAGCGCAGCGTCAGTGCCAATGATGACGAGGCCGCGAAATTCACGAAAGTGATCCTGGCTACAACGGAAGACACCTGGGGCAAACTGTTCCAGCAGATGAACAAACAGTATGTGGCGCCGAAGCTGGTGATGTATCGCGGTGCAACCCGCACCGGCTGCGGAACCGGACAGTCTGTGATGGGACCGTTCTACTGTCCTGCCGATCAGACCGTCTACATCGACCTCTCTTTCTATGACGAGATGAAAACTAAGCTGGGTGCAGGCGGTGACTTCGCCCAGGGCTACGTCGTCGCGCATGAAGTTGGCCATCATGTCCAGAAACTGCTGGGCATTGAGCCGAAAGTGCGTGAAATGCAGCAGGGTGCCAGCGAGAAGCAGGTGAATCAGCTCTCCGTCAAAATGGAACTGCAGGCGGACTGTTTTGCGGGTGTCTGGGGACACTATATGCAGAAGGAAAACGTTCTTGAAGCAGGCGATCTGCAGGAAGCGCTGAATGCCGCTGAGGCGATTGGCGATGACCGTCTGCAGCAGAAAGGTCAGGGCCGCGTCGTGCCGGACAGCTTCACCCACGGTACTTCTGAGCAGCGCTACACCTGGTTTAAGCGCGGGTTTGATGGTGGCGATCCAGGACAGTGCAACACCTTCGCCAGCAACTGA
- the ypfH gene encoding esterase translates to MTLKYVIVQQPATTAQLFLLYHGVGDNPDSMGEIGNWFAKTFPDALVVSVGSPGVVRQWFGETDLHDQTIQQRVDAAMPQFVASVRHWQKKSGVRPEATALIGFSQGGSMVLEGVKAHPDLAGRAVVFNGRFITLPEKATTRTTIHLIHGDYDEQIPLHHAREAEQRLTACGGDVTLDIVDDLAHAIDHRSMELALNHLRYTVPKRYFDEALSGAKPGDDDVIVMM, encoded by the coding sequence ATGACACTGAAATATGTAATCGTTCAACAGCCTGCCACCACCGCACAGCTGTTTCTGCTCTATCACGGCGTTGGCGACAACCCGGATTCAATGGGTGAGATTGGCAACTGGTTTGCGAAAACTTTTCCCGACGCGCTGGTGGTTTCCGTCGGTTCACCCGGCGTGGTTCGTCAGTGGTTTGGCGAGACTGACCTGCACGATCAGACTATCCAGCAGCGGGTTGATGCGGCAATGCCGCAGTTTGTTGCGTCGGTGCGTCACTGGCAGAAAAAGAGCGGCGTGCGGCCGGAAGCGACAGCCTTAATCGGTTTTTCGCAGGGCGGCAGTATGGTGCTGGAAGGGGTTAAAGCCCATCCGGACCTGGCAGGTCGCGCAGTGGTGTTTAATGGCCGATTTATTACCCTGCCGGAAAAGGCCACTACCCGCACCACGATTCACCTGATCCACGGTGATTATGATGAACAGATCCCGCTTCACCATGCCCGGGAGGCGGAACAGCGGCTGACCGCCTGCGGTGGCGACGTGACACTCGATATCGTTGACGATCTGGCGCATGCCATCGATCACCGCAGCATGGAGCTGGCGCTGAATCATCTGCGCTATACGGTGCCAAAACGCTACTTTGATGAGGCGTTAAGCGGCGCAAAACCGGGTGACGATGACGTTATCGTGATGATGTAA
- the dapE gene encoding succinyl-diaminopimelate desuccinylase translates to MFCPVIELTQQLIRRPSLSPDDAGCQALLIARLEAIGFKIETMNIDDTLNFWATRGEGETLAFAGHTDVVPPGDASRWINPPFEPTIRDGMLFGRGAADMKGSLAAMVVAAERFVAVRPHHRGRLAFMITSDEEASGTNGTVKVVERLMARRERLDYCLVGEPSSTEVVGDVVKNGRRGSITANLTVHGVQGHVAYPHLADNPVHRAMPALTELVATEWDQGNEFFPATSMQIANVQAGTGSNNVIPGELFVQFNFRFSTELTDEMIRQRVAELLDRHQLRYTIEWKLSGQPFLTSRGKLVDAVVKAVAHYNEIKPQLLTTGGTSDGRFIARMGAQVVELGPVNATIHKINECVKASDLQMLSRMYQRIMEQLIA, encoded by the coding sequence ATGTTTTGCCCGGTCATTGAGCTGACGCAGCAGCTTATTCGTCGCCCCTCTCTCAGCCCCGATGATGCCGGATGTCAGGCTCTGCTGATCGCCCGTCTTGAAGCCATTGGCTTTAAGATTGAAACGATGAACATCGACGATACCCTGAATTTCTGGGCCACCCGTGGTGAAGGTGAAACGCTGGCGTTTGCCGGTCACACCGATGTGGTGCCGCCTGGCGATGCCAGTCGCTGGATCAACCCGCCATTTGAACCGACCATCCGCGATGGCATGCTGTTTGGCCGTGGCGCGGCTGATATGAAAGGCTCGCTGGCGGCCATGGTGGTGGCCGCCGAACGTTTTGTGGCGGTGCGTCCCCATCACCGGGGCCGCCTCGCCTTTATGATTACCTCTGATGAAGAGGCCAGTGGGACCAACGGCACGGTTAAAGTGGTTGAGCGGCTGATGGCGCGTCGCGAACGCCTGGACTATTGCCTGGTCGGCGAGCCTTCCAGCACGGAAGTCGTCGGTGACGTGGTGAAGAATGGCCGGCGCGGCTCAATTACCGCCAACCTGACGGTACACGGTGTGCAGGGCCACGTCGCCTATCCGCATCTGGCGGATAATCCGGTTCACCGGGCGATGCCTGCGCTGACTGAGCTGGTCGCGACGGAGTGGGATCAGGGAAATGAGTTCTTCCCGGCCACCAGCATGCAGATTGCAAATGTCCAGGCGGGCACCGGCAGCAACAATGTGATCCCCGGCGAGCTGTTTGTGCAGTTCAACTTCCGCTTCAGCACCGAACTCACCGATGAGATGATCCGTCAGCGGGTCGCAGAGTTGCTGGATCGTCATCAGCTGCGTTATACCATCGAGTGGAAACTTTCGGGGCAGCCCTTCCTGACCTCACGCGGTAAGCTGGTGGATGCCGTCGTGAAAGCTGTAGCGCACTATAATGAAATTAAGCCGCAGCTGCTGACCACGGGCGGCACCTCTGATGGCCGGTTTATAGCCCGGATGGGCGCGCAGGTGGTGGAGCTGGGGCCGGTGAATGCCACCATTCACAAAATCAATGAGTGTGTGAAAGCCTCCGACCTGCAGATGCTGAGCCGGATGTACCAGCGCATCATGGAACAACTGATCGCCTGA
- a CDS encoding YpfN family protein — protein MEFIKDYWWILVILLMVGVLMNVYKDLKRIDHKKFMDNKPDLPPHRDFNDKWDDDDNWPKKK, from the coding sequence ATGGAATTTATTAAAGATTACTGGTGGATCCTGGTGATCCTGCTGATGGTTGGTGTGTTGATGAATGTTTATAAAGATCTGAAACGCATCGATCACAAAAAATTTATGGATAACAAACCTGACCTGCCACCGCATCGTGATTTCAACGATAAATGGGATGACGACGACAACTGGCCGAAGAAGAAGTAA
- the acrD gene encoding multidrug efflux RND transporter permease AcrD, whose protein sequence is MSNFFIDRPIFAWVLAILLCLCGTLSIISLPVEQYPDLAPPNVRITANYPGASAQTLENTVTQVIEQNMTGIDNLMYMSSNSSNTGQAQITLTFTAGTNPDEARQQVQNQLQSALRKLPQAVQSQGVTVNKTGDSNILMVAFVSTDGSMDKQDISDYVASNIQDPLSRIDGVGQVDAYGSQYAMRIWLDPNKLIAYALTTDDVVSAIQSQNTQVAVGQVGGLPSVEKQALNATVNAQSMLQTPGQFRAITLKNNPDGSVVTLGDVATVALGAEKYDYLSRYNGQPASGLGVKLASGANEMNTDKLVRARIEELSHYFPHGLEAKIAYETSPFVKASITDVVKTLLEAIVLVFGVMYLFMQNFRATLIPTIAVPVVLFGTFSVLYACGFSINTLTMFAMVLAIGLLVDDAIVVVENVERIMHEEGLSPRAATRKSMGQIQGALVGIALVLSAVFVPMAFFGGTVGAIYRQFSITIVSAMVLSVLVAMILTPALCATLLKPVVKGEQPERRGFFGWFNRHFNRNADRYQRGVAGILRRGGRWLLLYLGIIGLMAFLFLRLPTSFLPLEDRGVFLTQVQLPAGATLEQTASVVAKVEHYYLTEEKANVLSVFSTIGAGPGGNGQNVARLFVRLKDWEDRPGADRTSFTIIDRATQAFQKIKEGRVIASSPPAITGMGSSSGFDMQLQDHAGIGHTQLMAMRDKLLEMAGNDKSLSRVRHNGLDDSPQLQIDVDARKAQALGVSLDTINDTLTTAWGSSYVNDFLDRGRVKKVYVQAAAEFRMLPDDINKWYVRNSSGKMVPFSAFATSRWETGSPRLERYNGYSSLEIVGEAANGVSSGTAMDEMEKLVNALPLGVGFQWTGASYQERLSGSQAPALYAISLLVVFLCLAALYESWSIPFSVMLVVPLGVVGALIATWMRGLENDVYFQVGLLTVVGLSAKNAILIVEFANEINSKGRELVESTLEASRQRLRPILMTSLAFIFGVLPMAISSGAGSGSQHAVGTGVMGGMISATLLAIFFVPLFFVLVRRRFPLKEKLHD, encoded by the coding sequence ATGTCGAATTTCTTTATCGACCGTCCCATCTTTGCCTGGGTTCTGGCGATTCTGCTGTGCCTGTGCGGCACGCTTTCGATTATTTCGCTGCCTGTTGAACAGTATCCCGATCTGGCACCACCCAACGTGCGCATCACCGCCAACTACCCCGGCGCATCCGCCCAGACGCTGGAGAACACCGTTACTCAGGTTATCGAGCAGAACATGACCGGCATCGATAATCTGATGTACATGTCCTCGAACAGCAGCAACACGGGTCAGGCACAGATCACCCTCACCTTTACCGCCGGGACCAATCCCGATGAAGCCCGTCAGCAGGTTCAGAACCAGTTGCAGTCAGCGCTGCGCAAATTGCCGCAGGCGGTTCAGTCGCAGGGCGTGACGGTCAATAAAACCGGTGACAGCAATATTCTGATGGTCGCTTTCGTCTCAACCGACGGCAGTATGGATAAGCAGGATATTTCAGACTATGTCGCCAGTAATATTCAGGACCCGCTGAGCCGTATTGATGGTGTCGGCCAGGTAGACGCTTACGGCTCGCAATATGCGATGCGCATCTGGCTCGACCCTAACAAACTGATCGCCTACGCGCTGACCACCGACGATGTGGTCAGTGCAATTCAGTCGCAGAACACTCAGGTTGCCGTGGGTCAGGTCGGTGGTCTGCCATCCGTAGAGAAGCAGGCGCTGAACGCGACGGTGAATGCCCAGTCGATGCTGCAGACCCCCGGGCAGTTCCGGGCCATTACGCTGAAGAACAATCCCGACGGTTCTGTGGTGACGCTGGGTGATGTCGCCACCGTGGCGCTGGGCGCGGAGAAGTATGATTATCTGAGCCGCTATAACGGCCAGCCCGCGTCAGGCCTGGGCGTAAAACTTGCGTCCGGTGCCAACGAGATGAACACCGATAAGCTGGTCCGTGCACGTATAGAGGAGCTGTCGCACTACTTCCCGCACGGTCTGGAAGCGAAAATTGCCTATGAAACCTCGCCGTTCGTTAAAGCGTCGATCACCGATGTGGTGAAGACGCTGCTGGAGGCGATCGTGCTGGTCTTCGGCGTGATGTACCTGTTTATGCAGAACTTCCGTGCCACGTTAATCCCGACCATTGCCGTGCCGGTCGTGCTGTTCGGTACCTTCAGCGTGCTCTATGCCTGCGGGTTCAGTATCAATACCCTGACCATGTTTGCCATGGTGCTGGCGATAGGGCTGCTGGTAGACGATGCCATCGTCGTGGTGGAGAACGTCGAACGTATCATGCACGAAGAGGGGCTCTCGCCGCGTGCCGCCACGCGAAAATCGATGGGCCAGATTCAGGGCGCACTGGTTGGTATCGCGCTGGTGCTCTCTGCGGTGTTTGTGCCGATGGCATTTTTTGGCGGTACCGTCGGCGCGATTTACCGTCAGTTCTCCATCACCATTGTTTCGGCAATGGTGCTGTCGGTGCTGGTCGCGATGATCCTGACACCGGCGCTGTGTGCCACGTTGCTGAAACCCGTGGTGAAGGGCGAGCAGCCTGAGCGTCGCGGTTTCTTCGGCTGGTTCAATCGTCACTTCAATCGCAATGCTGACCGCTATCAGCGCGGCGTTGCAGGCATTCTGCGCAGGGGCGGTCGCTGGCTGCTGCTCTATCTCGGCATTATCGGCCTGATGGCGTTTCTGTTTCTGCGTCTGCCAACCTCGTTTCTGCCGCTGGAAGATCGCGGCGTCTTCCTGACTCAGGTTCAGCTTCCGGCGGGCGCAACGCTTGAGCAAACCGCCAGCGTGGTCGCGAAAGTTGAACACTATTATCTCACTGAGGAGAAGGCCAACGTGCTGTCGGTGTTCTCTACCATCGGGGCCGGCCCGGGCGGCAACGGGCAGAATGTGGCACGTCTGTTTGTGCGGCTGAAAGACTGGGAAGATCGGCCAGGTGCCGATCGCACCTCATTCACCATTATCGATCGTGCGACTCAGGCGTTTCAGAAAATTAAAGAGGGGCGGGTGATTGCCAGCAGTCCGCCCGCCATTACCGGCATGGGCAGCAGCTCCGGCTTTGACATGCAGCTACAGGATCACGCGGGTATCGGTCATACGCAACTGATGGCAATGCGCGACAAACTGCTGGAGATGGCGGGCAACGATAAGTCGCTATCGCGGGTACGGCACAATGGACTGGATGACAGCCCGCAGCTGCAGATTGATGTGGATGCACGTAAAGCGCAGGCGCTGGGCGTGTCGCTGGACACCATCAACGACACCCTGACTACCGCGTGGGGCTCCAGCTATGTGAATGACTTCCTGGATCGGGGGCGGGTAAAAAAGGTCTATGTGCAGGCCGCCGCTGAATTCCGCATGCTGCCGGACGACATCAACAAGTGGTACGTGCGCAACAGCAGCGGCAAAATGGTGCCCTTCTCCGCGTTTGCCACCAGCCGCTGGGAGACCGGTTCACCACGCCTTGAACGTTACAACGGCTATTCGTCGCTGGAGATTGTCGGCGAAGCGGCGAATGGCGTCAGCAGCGGTACGGCGATGGATGAAATGGAAAAGCTGGTCAATGCGCTGCCGCTGGGTGTCGGGTTCCAGTGGACCGGTGCTTCTTATCAGGAACGGCTCTCCGGCTCGCAGGCTCCAGCGCTTTATGCGATTTCGCTGCTGGTGGTGTTCCTCTGCCTGGCCGCGCTGTATGAGAGCTGGTCGATCCCGTTCTCGGTAATGCTGGTGGTGCCGCTGGGTGTGGTGGGCGCGCTTATCGCCACCTGGATGCGCGGGCTGGAGAATGATGTCTATTTCCAGGTTGGCCTGCTGACGGTCGTGGGGCTATCCGCCAAAAACGCCATCCTGATTGTTGAGTTTGCTAATGAGATTAACAGCAAAGGCCGTGAACTGGTGGAGTCCACGCTGGAGGCATCGCGTCAGCGTCTGCGGCCGATTCTGATGACCTCGCTGGCCTTTATTTTTGGGGTGCTGCCGATGGCAATCAGTAGCGGTGCAGGTTCCGGCAGCCAGCACGCCGTGGGAACCGGCGTGATGGGCGGGATGATCTCCGCCACGCTGCTGGCGATCTTTTTTGTGCCGCTGTTCTTTGTGCTGGTCCGCCGTCGCTTCCCGCTTAAAGAGAAACTGCACGACTAA
- a CDS encoding ArsC family reductase has protein sequence MSTQWVMFGIKNCDTIKKARRFLTDAGIDYHFHDYRADGLSDALLQEFIDALGYEALINTRGTTWRKLPEADREAVNDASSARALMLAHPAMIKRPLLRTPDGSLLAGFSEATYQNAIQEKS, from the coding sequence ATGAGCACGCAGTGGGTGATGTTCGGGATTAAAAATTGCGACACCATAAAAAAAGCCCGGCGCTTTTTGACAGATGCAGGTATTGATTATCACTTTCACGACTACCGTGCCGATGGCCTGAGCGATGCCCTGCTGCAGGAATTTATCGATGCGCTGGGCTATGAAGCCCTGATTAACACACGCGGCACGACCTGGCGTAAACTGCCCGAGGCTGATCGTGAAGCGGTTAACGATGCCAGCAGCGCCAGGGCGCTGATGCTGGCGCATCCCGCCATGATTAAGCGTCCGCTGTTGCGCACCCCGGATGGCTCCCTGCTCGCCGGTTTCAGCGAAGCCACCTATCAGAATGCTATTCAGGAGAAGTCATAA
- the purC gene encoding phosphoribosylaminoimidazolesuccinocarboxamide synthase encodes MQKRAELYRGKAKTVYSTDNPDLLILEFRNDTSAGDGARIEQFDRKGMVNNKFNHFIMTKLQEAGIPTQMEALLSDTEALVKKLEMVPVECVVRNRAAGSLVKRLGVEEGIVLNPPLFDLFLKDDAKHDPMVNESYCETFGWVSKQNLARMQELTFKANEVLSKLFDDAGLILVDFKLEFGLFNGEVTLGDEFSPDGARLWDKETLDKMDKDRFRQSLGGVVEAYEAVAQRLGVKLD; translated from the coding sequence ATGCAAAAGCGAGCTGAGTTGTATCGCGGTAAAGCGAAAACTGTATATAGCACCGATAACCCGGATCTGCTGATACTCGAATTCCGCAACGATACGTCAGCAGGTGATGGTGCCCGAATCGAGCAGTTTGATCGCAAAGGAATGGTTAACAACAAGTTTAACCACTTCATTATGACCAAATTGCAGGAAGCAGGTATCCCGACCCAGATGGAAGCGCTGCTGTCCGATACCGAAGCGCTGGTGAAGAAGCTGGAGATGGTGCCGGTTGAGTGCGTGGTGCGTAACCGTGCCGCAGGCTCGCTGGTAAAGCGTCTGGGCGTGGAAGAGGGCATTGTGCTCAATCCGCCGCTGTTTGATCTTTTCCTGAAAGATGATGCAAAACACGACCCAATGGTCAACGAATCTTACTGCGAAACCTTTGGCTGGGTCAGCAAACAGAACCTGGCGCGGATGCAGGAGCTGACCTTTAAAGCCAACGAGGTGCTGAGCAAACTGTTCGACGATGCGGGCCTGATTCTGGTCGACTTCAAACTGGAATTTGGTCTGTTTAACGGCGAAGTGACGCTGGGCGATGAGTTTTCGCCAGACGGTGCACGCCTGTGGGATAAAGAGACGCTGGATAAAATGGACAAAGACCGTTTCCGTCAGAGCCTTGGCGGCGTGGTTGAAGCCTATGAAGCCGTGGCACAGCGGCTTGGTGTGAAACTCGACTGA
- a CDS encoding response regulator, whose product MQQPALTLMIVDDHPLMRRGVRQLLALDPRLEVIAEANNGTEALAEARRQEPDIILLDLNMKGMSGLDTLKALRHEGISSRILVLTVSDARSDIFAMVDAGADGYLLKDSEPEILLGHILQASQGEKVFSEGVARYLANRQHSADPLRQLTGRECDVLQEVARGLSNKEIAAILHISEETVKVHIRNLLRKLDVRSRVAATVMWLESRK is encoded by the coding sequence ATGCAACAGCCCGCATTAACATTGATGATTGTGGATGACCATCCGCTAATGCGCCGCGGTGTTCGTCAGCTGCTGGCGCTGGATCCCCGACTTGAGGTCATCGCAGAAGCCAACAACGGCACGGAAGCGCTGGCCGAGGCCCGCCGTCAGGAACCCGATATTATTCTGCTCGACCTGAATATGAAAGGTATGTCCGGGCTGGATACGCTGAAGGCGTTGCGCCATGAAGGGATCAGTTCACGCATTCTGGTCCTGACGGTCTCTGATGCCCGCAGTGATATCTTCGCCATGGTGGATGCGGGTGCCGATGGCTATCTGCTTAAGGACAGCGAGCCGGAAATCCTGCTGGGGCATATTCTGCAGGCATCGCAGGGTGAAAAGGTCTTCAGTGAAGGCGTGGCCCGTTATCTGGCTAATCGCCAGCACAGTGCCGATCCCCTGCGTCAGCTCACCGGGCGCGAGTGCGACGTGCTGCAGGAGGTGGCGCGCGGCCTGTCGAACAAAGAGATCGCGGCTATTCTGCACATTTCTGAAGAGACCGTAAAAGTGCATATCCGCAACCTGCTGCGTAAGCTGGATGTCCGCTCACGCGTCGCTGCCACGGTAATGTGGCTTGAAAGCCGCAAATAG